A region from the Plutella xylostella chromosome 6, ilPluXylo3.1, whole genome shotgun sequence genome encodes:
- the LOC105394326 gene encoding cubilin isoform X1, whose product MAAAHWLNSLGCLSLSLLCLFATTLQVTSVTAAEPPQPAGAALADAPPTKLPKCDRTFVSRGGATNGTFHAPELVNPNNQSRQCLYTFLAAPGQRALVSFRTFDLRGKPPDGAAVGELPTCMHEYMDIYSEMASLEAGELVNSAFGGRYCGPIPPRRRVSLHRAVALSFFTDNNYTPPTLFTGSYEFINSSEFEVGTPIPNTMCSFLIEASKRKTGLLLSPTYPGIYPKDVTCNYQFVGQPGQRIRLEFRDFDLFFGGPHCPFDWVRVYDGPDNTSAVIGTYCGQQRNLVLYSSDERLLVTFFSLPRAANTQNRGFKGIFEFSESFVKLDFISKHDAEHIRGSECDQKILSKKESTGFVYHPNYPFLYIQKVVCRYFIYGMQDSQNLERVRLEFQNFSIPKGDKPKPDTNCPDGYLKVYLRGQEATDSYDKHDAELCGEGAAGPPAFPPPLISDGPRLVMVFSSGELQGRGFKAKYTFETEYRVPGTAAPTGECSFTYRSEAKKRGEFNSPRYPSNYPSYMNCTYTLEATPNEQVTVVFDHFKVRADAWNATAGLYGGATCSEDWVEAWWTGREGSRVPLGRWCGLATPGPLQSPRGALGLRIALHTDSENVASGFKARYVFEPAKSIFGDCGGNMSGAEWGVITSPRFPLSYEPPSRGAASRVCNWFVTARPGKRLLLNFEHFAVEGHLTERGCPAAVLRLWYESPGPPLELCGEKAPADRWQYLSSSNSIRLSFIIADKSVGAAGWRAVWTEVTVPEAGACPPNMAACAGACLPPAAACSALAHCAGATQERPKHCAGISEITAEWGWAWWWLSGGGAAAAGGAAAWLRRRRRRPRRPPPPPRPPPRARPARLPDACAARLAALDTV is encoded by the exons TGACCGCGGCCGAGCCCCCGCAGCCCGCGGGCGCCGCCCTCGCCGATGCCCCGCCCACTAAGCTTCCAA AGTGCGACCGCACGTTCGTGAGTCGCGGCGGCGCCACCAACGGCACCTTCCACGCGCCGGAGCTGGTGAACCCCAACAACCAGTCCCGCCAGTGCCTCTACACGTTCCTGGCCGCTCCGGGGCAGCGCGCGCTCGTCTCCTTCCGCACCTTCGACCTGCGAGGGAAGCCGCCAGA TGGCGCAGCCGTGGGGGAGCTTCCAAC ATGCATGCACGAGTACATGGACATCTACTCGGAGATGGCGTCGCTGGAGGCGGGCGAGCTGGTGAACTCGGCGTTCGGCGGGCGCTACTGCGGGCCCatcccgccccgccgccgcgtgtCGCTGCACCGCGCCGTGGCGCTCTCCTTCTTTACCGACAACAACTACACGCCGCCCACGCTCTTCACCGGCTCCTATGAGTTCATTAATTCTT CGGAATTCGAAGTGGGCACCCCCATCCCGAACACCATGTGCTCGTTCCTGATCGAGGCGAGCAAGCGCAAGACGGGGCTGCTGCTCTCGCCCACGTACCCCGGCATCTACCCCAAGGACGTCACGTGCAACTACCAGTTCGTCGGGCAACCGGGGCAGAGGATCCGACTGGAGTTCCGAGATTTCGACCTGTTTTTCGGCGGGCCGCA TTGCCCGTTCGACTGGGTGCGCGTGTACGACGGGCCGGACAACACGTCGGCCGTGATCGGCACGTACTGCGGGCAGCAGCGCAACCTGGTGCTGTACTCCAGCGACGAGCGGCTGCTGGTCACGTTCTTCTCACTGCCGCGCGCGGCCAACACGCAGAACCGCGGCTTCAAGGGCATCTTCGAGTTCTCCGAGAGTTTTGTTAAGTTAG ATTTTATAAGCAAACACGACGCCGAGCACATCCGAGGTTCCGAGTGCGACCAGAAGATCCTCAGTAAAAAGGAGTCCACGGGCTTCGTGTACCATCCAAATTATCCATTCCTCTATATACAAAAAGTTGTTTGTAG ATATTTTATATATGGCATGCAAGACTCACAAAATTTAGAAAGGGTGCGATTAGAGTTCCAGAATTTTTCTATACCGAAAGGAGACAAACCGAAACCTGA CACAAACTGCCCGGACGGCTACCTGAAGGTCTACCTCCGCGGCCAAGAGGCCACAGACTCTTACGACAAGCATGACGCGGAGCTGTGCGGGGAGGGCGCCGCCGGCCCGCCCGCCTTCCCGCCCCCGCTCATCTCTGACGGACCCCGCCTCGTCATGGTGTTCAGCTCGGGCGAACTGCAGGGACGGGGGTTCAAGGCGAAATATACTTTTGAGACTG AATACCGGGTCCCAGGCACAGCGGCACCGACTGGCGAATGCTCGTTCACGTACCGCTCCGAGGCGAAGAAACGCGGCGAGTTCAACTCCCCCCGCTACCCCTCTAACTACCCCTCGTACATGAACTGCACGTACACTCTGGAGGCGACGCCCAATGAACAGGTCACGGTCGTGTTTGATCACTTCAAAGTGAGGGCTGACGCGTGGAATGCGACTGCTGGACTTTATGG CGGCGCCACCTGCAGCGAGGACTGGGTGGAAGCGTGGTGGACGGGGCGCGAGGGCTCCCGGGTGCCGCTGGGGCGCTGGTGCGGGCTCGCCACGCCCGGCCCGCTGCAGTCGCCGCGCGGAGCCCTGGGGCTAAGGATAGCCCTGCACACGGATTCGGAGAATGTGGCTTCGGGGTTTAAAGCCAGATATGTGTTTGAG CCAGCCAAGTCCATATTCGGCGACTGCGGCGGCAACATGTCCGGCGCGGAGTGGGGGGTCATAACCTCCCCCCGCTTCCCTCTTTCCTACGAGCCCCCGTCAAGGGGCGCCGCGTCCCGGGTGTGCAACTGGTTCGTGACTGCGAGGCCCGGGAAACGATTATTGCTCAACTTCGAACACTTTGCCGTGGAGGGGCATCTCACTG AGCGCGGCTGCCCGGCGGCGGTGCTCAGGCTGTGGTACGAGAGCCCCGGCCCGCCGCTCGAGCTGTGCGGCGAGAAGGCGCCCGCCGACCGCTGGCAGTACCTCTCCTCCTCCAACTCTATACGATTATC ATTTATAATAGCGGACAAGTCAGTAGGCGCGGCGGGATGGCGCGCGGTGTGGACGGAAGTCACAGTGCCGGAAGCGGGCGCGTGTCCGCCCAACATGGCGGCGTGCGCGGGGGCCTGCCtcccccccgccgccgcctgctcCGCGCTCGCGCACTGCGCCGGCGCAACGCAAGAGCGGCCCAAGCACT GCGCCGGCATCAGCGAGATCACCGCGGAGTGGGGCTGGGCGTGGTGGTGGCTgagcgggggcggcgcggcggcggcgggcggggcggcggccTGGCTGCGGCGCCGCcgacgccgcccgcgccgcccgccgccgccgccgcgcccgccgccccgcgcccgccccgcgcgcctGCCCGACGCCTGCGCCGCGAGGCTCGCCGCGCTCGACACCGTATGA
- the LOC105394326 gene encoding cubilin isoform X3 — protein MAAAHWLNSLGCLSLSLLCLFATTLQVTSVTAAEPPQPAGAALADAPPTKLPKCDRTFVSRGGATNGTFHAPELVNPNNQSRQCLYTFLAAPGQRALVSFRTFDLRGKPPDGAAVGELPTCMHEYMDIYSEMASLEAGELVNSAFGGRYCGPIPPRRRVSLHRAVALSFFTDNNYTPPTLFTGSYEFINSSEFEVGTPIPNTMCSFLIEASKRKTGLLLSPTYPGIYPKDVTCNYQFVGQPGQRIRLEFRDFDLFFGGPHCPFDWVRVYDGPDNTSAVIGTYCGQQRNLVLYSSDERLLVTFFSLPRAANTQNRGFKGIFEFSESFVKLDFISKHDAEHIRGSECDQKILSKKESTGFVYHPNYPFLYIQKVVCRYFIYGMQDSQNLERVRLEFQNFSIPKGDKPKPDTNCPDGYLKVYLRGQEATDSYDKHDAELCGEGAAGPPAFPPPLISDGPRLVMVFSSGELQGRGFKAKYTFETEYRVPGTAAPTGECSFTYRSEAKKRGEFNSPRYPSNYPSYMNCTYTLEATPNEQVTVVFDHFKVRADAWNATAGLYGGATCSEDWVEAWWTGREGSRVPLGRWCGLATPGPLQSPRGALGLRIALHTDSENVASGFKARYVFEPAKSIFGDCGGNMSGAEWGVITSPRFPLSYEPPSRGAASRVCNWFVTARPGKRLLLNFEHFAVEGHLTERGCPAAVLRLWYESPGPPLELCGEKAPADRWQYLSSSNSIRLSFIIADKSVGAAGWRAVWTEVTVPEAGACPPNMAACAGACLPPAAACSALAHCAGATQERPKHCAAATARAAARLSLIVLSLVLTAPH, from the exons TGACCGCGGCCGAGCCCCCGCAGCCCGCGGGCGCCGCCCTCGCCGATGCCCCGCCCACTAAGCTTCCAA AGTGCGACCGCACGTTCGTGAGTCGCGGCGGCGCCACCAACGGCACCTTCCACGCGCCGGAGCTGGTGAACCCCAACAACCAGTCCCGCCAGTGCCTCTACACGTTCCTGGCCGCTCCGGGGCAGCGCGCGCTCGTCTCCTTCCGCACCTTCGACCTGCGAGGGAAGCCGCCAGA TGGCGCAGCCGTGGGGGAGCTTCCAAC ATGCATGCACGAGTACATGGACATCTACTCGGAGATGGCGTCGCTGGAGGCGGGCGAGCTGGTGAACTCGGCGTTCGGCGGGCGCTACTGCGGGCCCatcccgccccgccgccgcgtgtCGCTGCACCGCGCCGTGGCGCTCTCCTTCTTTACCGACAACAACTACACGCCGCCCACGCTCTTCACCGGCTCCTATGAGTTCATTAATTCTT CGGAATTCGAAGTGGGCACCCCCATCCCGAACACCATGTGCTCGTTCCTGATCGAGGCGAGCAAGCGCAAGACGGGGCTGCTGCTCTCGCCCACGTACCCCGGCATCTACCCCAAGGACGTCACGTGCAACTACCAGTTCGTCGGGCAACCGGGGCAGAGGATCCGACTGGAGTTCCGAGATTTCGACCTGTTTTTCGGCGGGCCGCA TTGCCCGTTCGACTGGGTGCGCGTGTACGACGGGCCGGACAACACGTCGGCCGTGATCGGCACGTACTGCGGGCAGCAGCGCAACCTGGTGCTGTACTCCAGCGACGAGCGGCTGCTGGTCACGTTCTTCTCACTGCCGCGCGCGGCCAACACGCAGAACCGCGGCTTCAAGGGCATCTTCGAGTTCTCCGAGAGTTTTGTTAAGTTAG ATTTTATAAGCAAACACGACGCCGAGCACATCCGAGGTTCCGAGTGCGACCAGAAGATCCTCAGTAAAAAGGAGTCCACGGGCTTCGTGTACCATCCAAATTATCCATTCCTCTATATACAAAAAGTTGTTTGTAG ATATTTTATATATGGCATGCAAGACTCACAAAATTTAGAAAGGGTGCGATTAGAGTTCCAGAATTTTTCTATACCGAAAGGAGACAAACCGAAACCTGA CACAAACTGCCCGGACGGCTACCTGAAGGTCTACCTCCGCGGCCAAGAGGCCACAGACTCTTACGACAAGCATGACGCGGAGCTGTGCGGGGAGGGCGCCGCCGGCCCGCCCGCCTTCCCGCCCCCGCTCATCTCTGACGGACCCCGCCTCGTCATGGTGTTCAGCTCGGGCGAACTGCAGGGACGGGGGTTCAAGGCGAAATATACTTTTGAGACTG AATACCGGGTCCCAGGCACAGCGGCACCGACTGGCGAATGCTCGTTCACGTACCGCTCCGAGGCGAAGAAACGCGGCGAGTTCAACTCCCCCCGCTACCCCTCTAACTACCCCTCGTACATGAACTGCACGTACACTCTGGAGGCGACGCCCAATGAACAGGTCACGGTCGTGTTTGATCACTTCAAAGTGAGGGCTGACGCGTGGAATGCGACTGCTGGACTTTATGG CGGCGCCACCTGCAGCGAGGACTGGGTGGAAGCGTGGTGGACGGGGCGCGAGGGCTCCCGGGTGCCGCTGGGGCGCTGGTGCGGGCTCGCCACGCCCGGCCCGCTGCAGTCGCCGCGCGGAGCCCTGGGGCTAAGGATAGCCCTGCACACGGATTCGGAGAATGTGGCTTCGGGGTTTAAAGCCAGATATGTGTTTGAG CCAGCCAAGTCCATATTCGGCGACTGCGGCGGCAACATGTCCGGCGCGGAGTGGGGGGTCATAACCTCCCCCCGCTTCCCTCTTTCCTACGAGCCCCCGTCAAGGGGCGCCGCGTCCCGGGTGTGCAACTGGTTCGTGACTGCGAGGCCCGGGAAACGATTATTGCTCAACTTCGAACACTTTGCCGTGGAGGGGCATCTCACTG AGCGCGGCTGCCCGGCGGCGGTGCTCAGGCTGTGGTACGAGAGCCCCGGCCCGCCGCTCGAGCTGTGCGGCGAGAAGGCGCCCGCCGACCGCTGGCAGTACCTCTCCTCCTCCAACTCTATACGATTATC ATTTATAATAGCGGACAAGTCAGTAGGCGCGGCGGGATGGCGCGCGGTGTGGACGGAAGTCACAGTGCCGGAAGCGGGCGCGTGTCCGCCCAACATGGCGGCGTGCGCGGGGGCCTGCCtcccccccgccgccgcctgctcCGCGCTCGCGCACTGCGCCGGCGCAACGCAAGAGCGGCCCAAGCACT gcgcggcggcgacggcgcgGGCCGCGGCGCGCCTCTCGCTCATCGTCCTCTCGCTTGTGCTGACCGCCCCGCACTGA
- the LOC105394326 gene encoding cubilin isoform X2 codes for MAAAHWLNSLGCLSLSLLCLFATTLQVTSECDRTFVSRGGATNGTFHAPELVNPNNQSRQCLYTFLAAPGQRALVSFRTFDLRGKPPDGAAVGELPTCMHEYMDIYSEMASLEAGELVNSAFGGRYCGPIPPRRRVSLHRAVALSFFTDNNYTPPTLFTGSYEFINSSEFEVGTPIPNTMCSFLIEASKRKTGLLLSPTYPGIYPKDVTCNYQFVGQPGQRIRLEFRDFDLFFGGPHCPFDWVRVYDGPDNTSAVIGTYCGQQRNLVLYSSDERLLVTFFSLPRAANTQNRGFKGIFEFSESFVKLDFISKHDAEHIRGSECDQKILSKKESTGFVYHPNYPFLYIQKVVCRYFIYGMQDSQNLERVRLEFQNFSIPKGDKPKPDTNCPDGYLKVYLRGQEATDSYDKHDAELCGEGAAGPPAFPPPLISDGPRLVMVFSSGELQGRGFKAKYTFETEYRVPGTAAPTGECSFTYRSEAKKRGEFNSPRYPSNYPSYMNCTYTLEATPNEQVTVVFDHFKVRADAWNATAGLYGGATCSEDWVEAWWTGREGSRVPLGRWCGLATPGPLQSPRGALGLRIALHTDSENVASGFKARYVFEPAKSIFGDCGGNMSGAEWGVITSPRFPLSYEPPSRGAASRVCNWFVTARPGKRLLLNFEHFAVEGHLTERGCPAAVLRLWYESPGPPLELCGEKAPADRWQYLSSSNSIRLSFIIADKSVGAAGWRAVWTEVTVPEAGACPPNMAACAGACLPPAAACSALAHCAGATQERPKHCAGISEITAEWGWAWWWLSGGGAAAAGGAAAWLRRRRRRPRRPPPPPRPPPRARPARLPDACAARLAALDTV; via the exons AGTGCGACCGCACGTTCGTGAGTCGCGGCGGCGCCACCAACGGCACCTTCCACGCGCCGGAGCTGGTGAACCCCAACAACCAGTCCCGCCAGTGCCTCTACACGTTCCTGGCCGCTCCGGGGCAGCGCGCGCTCGTCTCCTTCCGCACCTTCGACCTGCGAGGGAAGCCGCCAGA TGGCGCAGCCGTGGGGGAGCTTCCAAC ATGCATGCACGAGTACATGGACATCTACTCGGAGATGGCGTCGCTGGAGGCGGGCGAGCTGGTGAACTCGGCGTTCGGCGGGCGCTACTGCGGGCCCatcccgccccgccgccgcgtgtCGCTGCACCGCGCCGTGGCGCTCTCCTTCTTTACCGACAACAACTACACGCCGCCCACGCTCTTCACCGGCTCCTATGAGTTCATTAATTCTT CGGAATTCGAAGTGGGCACCCCCATCCCGAACACCATGTGCTCGTTCCTGATCGAGGCGAGCAAGCGCAAGACGGGGCTGCTGCTCTCGCCCACGTACCCCGGCATCTACCCCAAGGACGTCACGTGCAACTACCAGTTCGTCGGGCAACCGGGGCAGAGGATCCGACTGGAGTTCCGAGATTTCGACCTGTTTTTCGGCGGGCCGCA TTGCCCGTTCGACTGGGTGCGCGTGTACGACGGGCCGGACAACACGTCGGCCGTGATCGGCACGTACTGCGGGCAGCAGCGCAACCTGGTGCTGTACTCCAGCGACGAGCGGCTGCTGGTCACGTTCTTCTCACTGCCGCGCGCGGCCAACACGCAGAACCGCGGCTTCAAGGGCATCTTCGAGTTCTCCGAGAGTTTTGTTAAGTTAG ATTTTATAAGCAAACACGACGCCGAGCACATCCGAGGTTCCGAGTGCGACCAGAAGATCCTCAGTAAAAAGGAGTCCACGGGCTTCGTGTACCATCCAAATTATCCATTCCTCTATATACAAAAAGTTGTTTGTAG ATATTTTATATATGGCATGCAAGACTCACAAAATTTAGAAAGGGTGCGATTAGAGTTCCAGAATTTTTCTATACCGAAAGGAGACAAACCGAAACCTGA CACAAACTGCCCGGACGGCTACCTGAAGGTCTACCTCCGCGGCCAAGAGGCCACAGACTCTTACGACAAGCATGACGCGGAGCTGTGCGGGGAGGGCGCCGCCGGCCCGCCCGCCTTCCCGCCCCCGCTCATCTCTGACGGACCCCGCCTCGTCATGGTGTTCAGCTCGGGCGAACTGCAGGGACGGGGGTTCAAGGCGAAATATACTTTTGAGACTG AATACCGGGTCCCAGGCACAGCGGCACCGACTGGCGAATGCTCGTTCACGTACCGCTCCGAGGCGAAGAAACGCGGCGAGTTCAACTCCCCCCGCTACCCCTCTAACTACCCCTCGTACATGAACTGCACGTACACTCTGGAGGCGACGCCCAATGAACAGGTCACGGTCGTGTTTGATCACTTCAAAGTGAGGGCTGACGCGTGGAATGCGACTGCTGGACTTTATGG CGGCGCCACCTGCAGCGAGGACTGGGTGGAAGCGTGGTGGACGGGGCGCGAGGGCTCCCGGGTGCCGCTGGGGCGCTGGTGCGGGCTCGCCACGCCCGGCCCGCTGCAGTCGCCGCGCGGAGCCCTGGGGCTAAGGATAGCCCTGCACACGGATTCGGAGAATGTGGCTTCGGGGTTTAAAGCCAGATATGTGTTTGAG CCAGCCAAGTCCATATTCGGCGACTGCGGCGGCAACATGTCCGGCGCGGAGTGGGGGGTCATAACCTCCCCCCGCTTCCCTCTTTCCTACGAGCCCCCGTCAAGGGGCGCCGCGTCCCGGGTGTGCAACTGGTTCGTGACTGCGAGGCCCGGGAAACGATTATTGCTCAACTTCGAACACTTTGCCGTGGAGGGGCATCTCACTG AGCGCGGCTGCCCGGCGGCGGTGCTCAGGCTGTGGTACGAGAGCCCCGGCCCGCCGCTCGAGCTGTGCGGCGAGAAGGCGCCCGCCGACCGCTGGCAGTACCTCTCCTCCTCCAACTCTATACGATTATC ATTTATAATAGCGGACAAGTCAGTAGGCGCGGCGGGATGGCGCGCGGTGTGGACGGAAGTCACAGTGCCGGAAGCGGGCGCGTGTCCGCCCAACATGGCGGCGTGCGCGGGGGCCTGCCtcccccccgccgccgcctgctcCGCGCTCGCGCACTGCGCCGGCGCAACGCAAGAGCGGCCCAAGCACT GCGCCGGCATCAGCGAGATCACCGCGGAGTGGGGCTGGGCGTGGTGGTGGCTgagcgggggcggcgcggcggcggcgggcggggcggcggccTGGCTGCGGCGCCGCcgacgccgcccgcgccgcccgccgccgccgccgcgcccgccgccccgcgcccgccccgcgcgcctGCCCGACGCCTGCGCCGCGAGGCTCGCCGCGCTCGACACCGTATGA
- the LOC105394326 gene encoding tolloid-like protein 2 isoform X4: MHEYMDIYSEMASLEAGELVNSAFGGRYCGPIPPRRRVSLHRAVALSFFTDNNYTPPTLFTGSYEFINSSEFEVGTPIPNTMCSFLIEASKRKTGLLLSPTYPGIYPKDVTCNYQFVGQPGQRIRLEFRDFDLFFGGPHCPFDWVRVYDGPDNTSAVIGTYCGQQRNLVLYSSDERLLVTFFSLPRAANTQNRGFKGIFEFSESFVKLDFISKHDAEHIRGSECDQKILSKKESTGFVYHPNYPFLYIQKVVCRYFIYGMQDSQNLERVRLEFQNFSIPKGDKPKPDTNCPDGYLKVYLRGQEATDSYDKHDAELCGEGAAGPPAFPPPLISDGPRLVMVFSSGELQGRGFKAKYTFETEYRVPGTAAPTGECSFTYRSEAKKRGEFNSPRYPSNYPSYMNCTYTLEATPNEQVTVVFDHFKVRADAWNATAGLYGGATCSEDWVEAWWTGREGSRVPLGRWCGLATPGPLQSPRGALGLRIALHTDSENVASGFKARYVFEPAKSIFGDCGGNMSGAEWGVITSPRFPLSYEPPSRGAASRVCNWFVTARPGKRLLLNFEHFAVEGHLTERGCPAAVLRLWYESPGPPLELCGEKAPADRWQYLSSSNSIRLSFIIADKSVGAAGWRAVWTEVTVPEAGACPPNMAACAGACLPPAAACSALAHCAGATQERPKHCAGISEITAEWGWAWWWLSGGGAAAAGGAAAWLRRRRRRPRRPPPPPRPPPRARPARLPDACAARLAALDTV, translated from the exons ATGCACGAGTACATGGACATCTACTCGGAGATGGCGTCGCTGGAGGCGGGCGAGCTGGTGAACTCGGCGTTCGGCGGGCGCTACTGCGGGCCCatcccgccccgccgccgcgtgtCGCTGCACCGCGCCGTGGCGCTCTCCTTCTTTACCGACAACAACTACACGCCGCCCACGCTCTTCACCGGCTCCTATGAGTTCATTAATTCTT CGGAATTCGAAGTGGGCACCCCCATCCCGAACACCATGTGCTCGTTCCTGATCGAGGCGAGCAAGCGCAAGACGGGGCTGCTGCTCTCGCCCACGTACCCCGGCATCTACCCCAAGGACGTCACGTGCAACTACCAGTTCGTCGGGCAACCGGGGCAGAGGATCCGACTGGAGTTCCGAGATTTCGACCTGTTTTTCGGCGGGCCGCA TTGCCCGTTCGACTGGGTGCGCGTGTACGACGGGCCGGACAACACGTCGGCCGTGATCGGCACGTACTGCGGGCAGCAGCGCAACCTGGTGCTGTACTCCAGCGACGAGCGGCTGCTGGTCACGTTCTTCTCACTGCCGCGCGCGGCCAACACGCAGAACCGCGGCTTCAAGGGCATCTTCGAGTTCTCCGAGAGTTTTGTTAAGTTAG ATTTTATAAGCAAACACGACGCCGAGCACATCCGAGGTTCCGAGTGCGACCAGAAGATCCTCAGTAAAAAGGAGTCCACGGGCTTCGTGTACCATCCAAATTATCCATTCCTCTATATACAAAAAGTTGTTTGTAG ATATTTTATATATGGCATGCAAGACTCACAAAATTTAGAAAGGGTGCGATTAGAGTTCCAGAATTTTTCTATACCGAAAGGAGACAAACCGAAACCTGA CACAAACTGCCCGGACGGCTACCTGAAGGTCTACCTCCGCGGCCAAGAGGCCACAGACTCTTACGACAAGCATGACGCGGAGCTGTGCGGGGAGGGCGCCGCCGGCCCGCCCGCCTTCCCGCCCCCGCTCATCTCTGACGGACCCCGCCTCGTCATGGTGTTCAGCTCGGGCGAACTGCAGGGACGGGGGTTCAAGGCGAAATATACTTTTGAGACTG AATACCGGGTCCCAGGCACAGCGGCACCGACTGGCGAATGCTCGTTCACGTACCGCTCCGAGGCGAAGAAACGCGGCGAGTTCAACTCCCCCCGCTACCCCTCTAACTACCCCTCGTACATGAACTGCACGTACACTCTGGAGGCGACGCCCAATGAACAGGTCACGGTCGTGTTTGATCACTTCAAAGTGAGGGCTGACGCGTGGAATGCGACTGCTGGACTTTATGG CGGCGCCACCTGCAGCGAGGACTGGGTGGAAGCGTGGTGGACGGGGCGCGAGGGCTCCCGGGTGCCGCTGGGGCGCTGGTGCGGGCTCGCCACGCCCGGCCCGCTGCAGTCGCCGCGCGGAGCCCTGGGGCTAAGGATAGCCCTGCACACGGATTCGGAGAATGTGGCTTCGGGGTTTAAAGCCAGATATGTGTTTGAG CCAGCCAAGTCCATATTCGGCGACTGCGGCGGCAACATGTCCGGCGCGGAGTGGGGGGTCATAACCTCCCCCCGCTTCCCTCTTTCCTACGAGCCCCCGTCAAGGGGCGCCGCGTCCCGGGTGTGCAACTGGTTCGTGACTGCGAGGCCCGGGAAACGATTATTGCTCAACTTCGAACACTTTGCCGTGGAGGGGCATCTCACTG AGCGCGGCTGCCCGGCGGCGGTGCTCAGGCTGTGGTACGAGAGCCCCGGCCCGCCGCTCGAGCTGTGCGGCGAGAAGGCGCCCGCCGACCGCTGGCAGTACCTCTCCTCCTCCAACTCTATACGATTATC ATTTATAATAGCGGACAAGTCAGTAGGCGCGGCGGGATGGCGCGCGGTGTGGACGGAAGTCACAGTGCCGGAAGCGGGCGCGTGTCCGCCCAACATGGCGGCGTGCGCGGGGGCCTGCCtcccccccgccgccgcctgctcCGCGCTCGCGCACTGCGCCGGCGCAACGCAAGAGCGGCCCAAGCACT GCGCCGGCATCAGCGAGATCACCGCGGAGTGGGGCTGGGCGTGGTGGTGGCTgagcgggggcggcgcggcggcggcgggcggggcggcggccTGGCTGCGGCGCCGCcgacgccgcccgcgccgcccgccgccgccgccgcgcccgccgccccgcgcccgccccgcgcgcctGCCCGACGCCTGCGCCGCGAGGCTCGCCGCGCTCGACACCGTATGA